A region of Myxococcus stipitatus DSM 14675 DNA encodes the following proteins:
- a CDS encoding hemerythrin domain-containing protein: MGGPFDILVEEHHALEERFARLVSSAEPEPLSAQRELLALLRQHMWLEERCLQPWVARVEGRHRARRLAEESLAMRELMDELEELTPGSADWLARVLALEDLWVAHFQEEERALLPRLTTVLDPQEQQVLSLELTRARNALRARGHAGH; the protein is encoded by the coding sequence ATGGGAGGCCCGTTCGACATCCTCGTCGAGGAGCACCATGCGCTGGAGGAGCGCTTCGCGCGGCTTGTCTCCAGTGCCGAGCCAGAGCCTCTCAGTGCCCAGCGGGAGCTGTTGGCGTTGCTGCGACAGCACATGTGGCTGGAGGAGCGGTGTCTTCAGCCGTGGGTGGCCCGGGTGGAGGGGCGCCACCGGGCGCGCCGGCTGGCCGAGGAGTCACTGGCCATGCGTGAGCTCATGGATGAGTTGGAGGAGCTGACGCCGGGGAGCGCGGATTGGCTGGCCCGTGTCCTGGCGCTCGAGGACCTGTGGGTCGCGCATTTCCAAGAAGAGGAGAGGGCATTGCTGCCCAGGCTCACCACGGTGCTGGACCCGCAGGAGCAGCAGGTGTTGAGCCTGGAGCTGACCCGGGCGCGCAATGCACTGCGTGCTCGCGGCCATGCAGGGCATTGA
- a CDS encoding proline dehydrogenase family protein, translating into MRDVAARWARSTLLFLSRQRWLKDRATRVRRLRRLSRRFVAGETREEALAAVKRLNARGLWVSFDHLNETVRDAEETREEVREYLGLLADIDAAGARANVSLKLTQCGLLVDRALAVENARAVVAEARARGSFVRVDMEHGAVTQATLDIVRQLHAEFGESHVGAVLQSCLRRTEADARALCAERVRIRLCKGAYLEGPDIAFPDKRDVDACFVRCMRVLLDSGVYHGIATHDERMLEATLEHAERRHLPRDAFELQMLHGIREDLQQQLVDQGYRVRIYVPYGRHWYPYLMRRIAERPANLAFVLRHLARGRARRRE; encoded by the coding sequence ATGAGAGACGTCGCCGCCCGCTGGGCCCGTAGCACCCTGTTGTTCTTGTCGCGACAGCGCTGGCTGAAGGACCGGGCGACACGGGTGAGGCGTCTTCGGCGGCTCTCCCGCCGCTTCGTCGCCGGGGAGACTCGGGAGGAAGCCCTGGCGGCGGTGAAGCGGCTCAACGCGCGGGGCCTGTGGGTGTCTTTCGACCACCTCAACGAGACGGTGCGCGACGCGGAGGAGACACGGGAGGAGGTGCGCGAGTACCTGGGGCTGCTGGCGGACATCGACGCGGCGGGCGCGCGGGCCAACGTGTCGCTCAAGCTCACCCAATGCGGGCTCCTCGTGGACCGGGCGCTGGCCGTGGAGAACGCGCGCGCGGTGGTGGCGGAGGCCCGGGCGCGAGGCTCCTTCGTGCGCGTGGACATGGAGCACGGCGCCGTCACCCAGGCGACGCTGGACATCGTGCGCCAGCTCCACGCCGAGTTCGGTGAGTCACACGTGGGCGCGGTGCTGCAGAGCTGCCTGCGGCGCACGGAGGCGGATGCCCGGGCGCTGTGCGCGGAGCGGGTGCGCATCCGTCTCTGCAAGGGCGCCTACCTGGAGGGCCCGGACATCGCCTTCCCAGACAAGCGAGACGTGGACGCCTGCTTCGTGCGCTGCATGCGGGTGCTGCTCGACAGCGGCGTGTATCACGGCATCGCCACGCACGATGAGCGGATGCTCGAGGCCACGCTGGAGCACGCGGAGCGAAGACACCTCCCGCGCGACGCGTTCGAGCTCCAGATGCTCCATGGCATCCGGGAGGACCTTCAACAGCAACTGGTGGACCAGGGTTACCGGGTACGCATCTACGTGCCCTACGGGCGCCACTGGTATCCCTATCTCATGCGCCGCATAGCGGAGCGACCCGCGAACCTCGCGTTCGTCCTGCGCCACCTCGCCCGAGGCCGCGCGCGCCGGAGGGAATGA
- a CDS encoding TIGR02265 family protein — translation MERGTWNTPEAVQRELESRLALVQPTEHIRGMHFAAVLDTVRFLGGEQAVKHIVDAGDFPADLDLTELYPVPPFLRLFFAATHLLAPQLGGAEEAMRQIGVQGTLAFVRSMFGAEVRQQVGGDPKQLVNMLPEAYRMAIDFGELQVEWTASRAGLIHMRRIFTPVAYNEGMLEGALQAVGAQDIQVQGRQTSLLDSEYTLSWDD, via the coding sequence ATGGAACGCGGTACGTGGAACACGCCGGAAGCGGTGCAGCGTGAGCTGGAGTCGCGACTGGCGCTCGTGCAGCCCACCGAGCACATCCGCGGCATGCACTTCGCCGCGGTGCTCGACACCGTGAGGTTCCTCGGCGGTGAGCAGGCGGTGAAACACATCGTGGACGCGGGGGACTTTCCCGCGGACCTGGACCTCACCGAGCTGTATCCCGTTCCCCCTTTCCTGCGTCTGTTCTTCGCCGCCACGCACCTGCTCGCCCCGCAGCTGGGCGGCGCGGAGGAGGCCATGCGCCAGATTGGCGTGCAGGGGACGCTGGCCTTCGTGCGCTCCATGTTCGGCGCCGAGGTCCGTCAGCAGGTGGGCGGAGACCCCAAGCAACTGGTGAACATGCTCCCGGAGGCCTACCGCATGGCCATCGACTTCGGGGAGCTCCAGGTGGAGTGGACCGCCTCGCGCGCGGGCCTCATCCACATGCGCCGCATCTTCACGCCCGTCGCCTACAACGAAGGCATGCTCGAAGGCGCCCTCCAGGCCGTGGGCGCCCAGGACATCCAGGTCCAGGGTCGCCAGACGTCGCTGCTCGACAGCGAATACACGCTGTCCTGGGACGACTGA
- a CDS encoding DUF3817 domain-containing protein — MLKTPLGRFRAVALLEGLSFVVLLFIAMPLKYAADMPLAVRFTGMTHGLLFVLYLFALMEVAIALRWSFSRVAVAFGASLVPFGNFLLDAKLRKEADGA, encoded by the coding sequence ATGTTGAAGACCCCTCTTGGACGATTCCGCGCGGTGGCCTTGCTGGAGGGCCTGTCGTTCGTCGTGTTGCTCTTCATCGCCATGCCGCTGAAGTACGCGGCGGACATGCCGCTGGCGGTGCGCTTCACGGGCATGACGCACGGGCTGTTGTTCGTGCTCTACCTGTTCGCGCTGATGGAGGTGGCCATCGCGCTGCGCTGGTCGTTCTCGCGCGTGGCGGTGGCGTTCGGCGCGTCGCTGGTGCCCTTCGGCAACTTCCTGCTCGACGCGAAGCTGCGCAAGGAAGCCGACGGCGCGTAG
- the mobA gene encoding molybdenum cofactor guanylyltransferase: MEHTGDSLEVTYPDVTFAIIAGGRGRRLSGVPKGLLEVEGRTVLSRQLTLAPRFGDVVLVANTPAPYALYGLRTVADTVRDKGAPGGVHAALSASRTPWVVAVACDMPFITWEALRVLLEARGDDVDAVCFESSGRVEPLLAVYRSELAQVWLATLSEDPSLRQLLSRFRARVLPESALRAVDPSLRSLVNVNTPEDLAAQGGRLPRGR, encoded by the coding sequence ATGGAACACACGGGTGACAGCCTCGAGGTGACATACCCAGACGTGACGTTCGCCATCATCGCGGGAGGGCGGGGCCGGCGTCTGTCTGGAGTGCCCAAGGGCCTCCTGGAAGTCGAGGGCCGCACGGTGCTCTCGAGGCAGCTCACGCTGGCGCCACGCTTTGGCGACGTGGTGCTGGTGGCCAATACCCCCGCGCCCTATGCGCTGTATGGGCTGCGGACGGTGGCGGACACGGTGCGCGACAAGGGGGCGCCGGGCGGAGTGCACGCGGCGCTGTCCGCGTCCCGCACGCCGTGGGTGGTGGCGGTGGCGTGTGACATGCCCTTCATCACGTGGGAGGCATTGCGCGTGTTGTTGGAGGCGCGCGGAGACGACGTGGACGCGGTGTGCTTCGAGTCCTCCGGACGCGTGGAGCCGCTGTTGGCCGTGTATCGCTCCGAGCTGGCGCAGGTCTGGCTCGCGACGCTGTCGGAGGACCCTTCGCTGCGTCAGCTGTTGTCCCGGTTCCGCGCGCGGGTGCTGCCCGAGTCCGCGCTGCGCGCCGTGGACCCGTCCCTGCGCTCGCTGGTGAATGTGAACACGCCGGAGGACCTGGCGGCGCAGGGGGGCCGCCTGCCTCGCGGACGGTGA
- the glp gene encoding gephyrin-like molybdotransferase Glp: protein MPLLSLSAARLASLEAVAPAASGRVPLLDAHGRFLAEEVRASRTLPGCDNSAMDGWAVRAEETRGANRDQPARLRVIETVYAGALPTRALQPGDATRLFTGAPIPQGADAVVRQEAARATPEGQAVDIFIQVRPGHDIRRRGEEVLAGAPLVAAGQHVSAAVLGVLASQGVTHVHVRPAPRVAVLATGDELVRPGEPALPHQVYESNLVLVAALAREAGADVRHLSRARDDEQALREAITRAAPEVDVLITTGGASVGDKDHVKRVLTSLGAHFLVDGVALKPGKPVAVARLGRTAVVVLPGNPGAATVAFDQLARPLLLKLQGVLEARRRVHARLSEARHKQAGLAYLITATLEHDGPTAPRAVLRPQGAGQLLQNLHADGWVILPPGRADYSEGELVELELFDRPRLQAVDAAPAGLEP from the coding sequence ATGCCTCTCTTGTCCCTGTCCGCCGCCCGGCTGGCCTCGCTCGAAGCCGTTGCTCCCGCGGCGTCAGGGAGGGTGCCCCTGCTCGACGCCCATGGCCGCTTCCTGGCCGAGGAGGTCCGCGCCTCGCGCACCCTGCCCGGTTGCGACAACTCCGCGATGGATGGCTGGGCCGTGCGGGCGGAGGAGACTCGGGGCGCGAACCGGGACCAGCCCGCGCGCCTGCGGGTCATCGAGACCGTCTACGCCGGAGCCCTGCCCACCCGAGCGCTCCAGCCCGGCGACGCGACGCGCCTCTTCACGGGCGCCCCCATCCCCCAGGGCGCGGATGCCGTCGTGCGACAAGAGGCCGCGCGCGCCACGCCGGAGGGCCAGGCCGTGGACATCTTCATCCAGGTGCGGCCCGGCCACGACATCCGCCGGCGGGGAGAGGAGGTCCTCGCGGGCGCGCCCCTGGTCGCCGCGGGACAGCACGTGAGCGCCGCGGTGCTGGGCGTGCTCGCGTCGCAGGGCGTGACACACGTCCACGTGAGGCCCGCACCGCGCGTGGCGGTGCTGGCCACGGGTGACGAGCTCGTGCGGCCGGGCGAGCCCGCGCTTCCGCATCAGGTCTACGAAAGCAACCTGGTGTTGGTAGCGGCCCTCGCGCGCGAGGCGGGCGCCGACGTGCGCCACCTGTCTCGCGCCCGCGACGACGAGCAAGCCCTGCGTGAGGCCATCACCCGCGCCGCGCCCGAGGTGGACGTGCTCATCACCACGGGCGGCGCATCGGTGGGTGACAAGGACCACGTCAAGCGGGTGCTCACCTCGCTGGGCGCACACTTCCTCGTCGATGGCGTGGCCCTCAAGCCCGGCAAGCCCGTGGCCGTGGCACGCCTGGGCCGCACCGCGGTCGTCGTGCTGCCCGGCAACCCGGGCGCCGCCACCGTCGCGTTCGACCAGCTCGCCCGCCCGCTGCTGCTCAAGCTCCAGGGCGTGCTCGAGGCGCGCCGCCGCGTCCACGCCCGCTTGTCCGAAGCACGACACAAACAAGCCGGGCTCGCCTACCTCATCACCGCGACGCTGGAGCACGACGGCCCCACCGCGCCTCGCGCCGTGCTGCGCCCCCAGGGGGCCGGACAGCTGCTGCAGAACCTCCACGCGGACGGCTGGGTCATCCTCCCGCCGGGTCGCGCCGACTACAGCGAGGGCGAGCTCGTCGAGCTGGAGCTGTTCGACCGGCCCCGCCTCCAAGCGGTGGACGCGGCACCGGCGGGCCTCGAGCCATGA
- the fdhD gene encoding formate dehydrogenase accessory sulfurtransferase FdhD yields the protein MSSQVPAISIIGWSGAGKTLLVERLIAELTARGLRVAAVKHSSDDHPLHRSGSDTARFQATGAALIGFATPSGVQLTTSTRPAEALPELLTRLAGAWDVALVEGWKDGPLPKLEVWRQGLGPPLAESRPSVFALVTDAPSPPASAARILPPQDTHAIADAILQHLRPPRRAPLPPADARGLASRPVQRWNGDTLLALEDDTLAVEEPLELRVNGETLATTMRTPGYDRELAVGFLLAEGLIRGVDDLATLAHCGRPGEEGWGNTLEVTPAPGVIIDPESQRATRRGSLTTSACGVCGRRSVEDLLAACTPLPPGPVLPPTAVARATERLREVQRNFARTGGVHAALALDAQGQLLAGYEDVGRHNAVDKVVGSLLLSSALRESPSPEGALTRQPAILAVSGRVSFEIVQKAVMARIPVIAGVSAATTLAIDLALRSGVTLATFVRNGRFNIHTHPERLGSR from the coding sequence ATGAGCAGCCAGGTGCCCGCCATCAGCATCATCGGCTGGTCCGGTGCGGGGAAGACCCTGCTCGTCGAGCGCCTGATTGCCGAGCTCACCGCGCGCGGCCTGCGTGTCGCCGCCGTGAAGCACTCCTCCGACGACCACCCACTGCACCGCTCCGGCAGCGACACCGCCCGCTTCCAGGCCACCGGCGCCGCCCTCATTGGCTTCGCCACCCCCTCGGGTGTCCAGCTCACCACCAGCACGCGCCCCGCCGAGGCACTCCCGGAGCTGCTCACCCGCCTCGCCGGCGCGTGGGATGTCGCGCTGGTGGAAGGCTGGAAGGACGGCCCGCTCCCCAAGCTGGAGGTGTGGCGCCAGGGCCTGGGCCCACCCCTGGCCGAGTCCCGGCCCAGCGTCTTCGCCCTCGTGACGGACGCGCCCTCCCCGCCCGCCTCCGCCGCGCGAATCCTGCCGCCCCAGGACACCCACGCCATCGCGGACGCCATCCTCCAGCACCTGCGCCCGCCCCGGCGCGCGCCGCTGCCTCCCGCCGATGCGCGCGGCCTCGCGTCGCGCCCGGTGCAACGTTGGAATGGCGACACCCTCCTCGCACTCGAGGACGACACGCTCGCCGTCGAGGAACCGCTCGAGCTGCGCGTCAACGGCGAGACACTGGCCACGACCATGAGGACCCCCGGGTACGACCGCGAATTGGCCGTCGGGTTCCTCCTCGCGGAGGGGTTGATCCGGGGTGTAGATGACCTCGCCACCTTGGCGCATTGTGGCCGTCCCGGAGAGGAAGGCTGGGGAAATACACTCGAAGTCACACCTGCCCCAGGTGTCATCATTGACCCCGAGTCTCAGCGGGCCACACGCCGGGGAAGCCTCACCACGTCCGCATGCGGAGTGTGTGGGCGGCGAAGCGTGGAGGACCTGCTCGCGGCCTGCACGCCGCTGCCTCCCGGCCCCGTGCTGCCCCCCACCGCGGTGGCGCGCGCCACGGAGCGCCTGCGCGAGGTGCAGCGGAACTTCGCTCGGACAGGGGGAGTCCATGCCGCCCTCGCGCTCGACGCCCAGGGGCAGTTGCTGGCCGGTTACGAGGACGTGGGCCGCCACAACGCCGTCGACAAGGTGGTGGGCTCCCTGCTGCTCTCCAGCGCCCTCCGAGAGAGCCCCTCGCCTGAGGGCGCCCTGACACGTCAGCCCGCGATTCTCGCCGTCAGCGGACGTGTCAGCTTCGAAATCGTCCAGAAGGCCGTCATGGCCAGAATCCCAGTCATCGCGGGGGTTTCCGCCGCCACGACGCTGGCCATCGACCTGGCGCTGCGTTCCGGCGTGACGCTGGCCACGTTCGTCCGGAACGGCCGATTCAACATCCACACCCACCCCGAACGCCTCGGTTCGCGCTAA
- the epsZ gene encoding exopolysaccharide biosynthesis polyisoprenyl-phosphate hexose-1-phosphate transferase EpsZ, with translation MDTMSSASTGAAVGSPGSASAQANATDSSVEEQVPGPKLAPGFAAKLNLTVDLALMSVVLTASAWLDGLLFAEPGWLLPALILTSLVVWIITGTALCLYDSRFAERSKLDHVALVSVTTLAVVTVLAVVNLALPETLKVPGLVPLLVLFWPVALLLRLFVFRQVASQERPTNSVLIVGTGAFGRYSGEDLARRGRSELLGYIRFNDDTGSIGELPAKVLGTVDDLEHILRNTAVDEVYIAGNTLKQGEAMQASIKLAERFGVPFALPAHTFRLDRARPVNVAAVADGFLHFAAVSPKPHQMAMKRLFDICVSAVALWMLLPLLAFVALAVKLTSKGPIFFKQYRVGQNGKPFYMLKYRSMVVNAEELKEKLAALNEQSGPVFKMKNDPRITAIGRFIRKFSIDELPQFINVLRGEMSIVGPRPPVPTEVAKYETWQRRRLSVRPGLTCIWQVSGRNQISFEEWMYLDMQYIDHWTLTSDLRLLLQTVPVVITGRGAS, from the coding sequence GTGGACACGATGAGCAGCGCAAGTACTGGTGCGGCGGTCGGGAGTCCTGGGTCGGCATCCGCTCAGGCAAACGCGACGGACTCCTCGGTGGAGGAGCAGGTTCCTGGCCCCAAGCTGGCGCCGGGATTCGCCGCGAAGCTGAACCTCACGGTGGACCTGGCGCTCATGTCGGTGGTGTTGACGGCCTCCGCATGGCTGGACGGTCTGTTGTTCGCGGAGCCCGGCTGGCTGTTGCCGGCGCTCATCCTCACGTCGCTGGTCGTGTGGATCATCACGGGCACGGCGCTGTGCCTCTACGACTCGCGCTTCGCGGAGCGCAGCAAGCTGGACCACGTGGCGCTGGTGTCGGTGACGACGCTGGCGGTGGTGACGGTGCTGGCGGTGGTGAACCTGGCGCTGCCGGAGACGCTGAAGGTTCCGGGCCTGGTGCCGCTGCTGGTGCTCTTCTGGCCGGTGGCGCTGCTCTTGCGCCTGTTCGTCTTCCGACAGGTGGCCTCGCAGGAGCGCCCCACCAACTCCGTGCTCATCGTCGGCACGGGGGCGTTCGGCCGCTACTCCGGCGAGGACCTGGCGCGCCGCGGTCGCAGCGAGCTGCTGGGCTACATCCGCTTCAACGACGACACGGGCTCCATCGGCGAACTGCCCGCCAAGGTGCTGGGCACGGTGGATGACCTGGAGCACATCCTGCGCAACACCGCGGTGGACGAGGTCTACATCGCCGGCAACACGCTCAAGCAGGGCGAGGCCATGCAGGCGTCCATCAAGCTGGCGGAGCGCTTCGGCGTGCCGTTCGCGCTGCCGGCGCACACCTTCCGCCTGGACCGCGCGCGCCCCGTCAACGTGGCCGCGGTGGCGGACGGCTTCCTGCACTTCGCGGCGGTGAGCCCCAAGCCGCACCAGATGGCGATGAAGCGCCTGTTCGACATCTGCGTGTCCGCAGTGGCGCTGTGGATGCTGCTGCCGCTGCTCGCCTTCGTCGCGCTGGCGGTGAAGCTCACGTCGAAGGGGCCCATCTTCTTCAAGCAGTACCGCGTCGGGCAGAACGGCAAGCCGTTCTACATGCTCAAGTACCGCTCCATGGTGGTGAACGCGGAGGAGCTGAAGGAGAAGCTGGCCGCGCTCAACGAGCAGTCCGGCCCCGTCTTCAAGATGAAGAACGACCCGCGCATCACCGCCATCGGCCGCTTCATCCGCAAGTTCTCCATCGACGAGCTGCCCCAGTTCATCAACGTGCTGCGCGGAGAGATGAGCATCGTCGGGCCGCGCCCTCCTGTCCCCACGGAGGTCGCCAAGTACGAAACGTGGCAGCGGCGTCGCCTCTCGGTGCGGCCCGGCCTCACCTGCATCTGGCAGGTGTCCGGCCGCAATCAAATCTCCTTCGAGGAGTGGATGTACCTGGACATGCAGTACATCGACCACTGGACCCTCACCAGCGACCTGCGTCTCTTGCTCCAGACAGTGCCAGTGGTGATTACTGGGCGAGGCGCCAGCTAG
- the wzx gene encoding exopolysaccharide biosynthesis flippase produces MGAVRNGLQLGGSLLVTYAIAFGIRPLLTHYLSPEDFGRFNWADSFSAIFFIATNLGLEMYIRKEVSRRPEHASDFFGTSLLVRLGLTVVLMGALTLVMSYRGDSPEMRALVLVFGLAQLLIMLNASMAALLHAKGKVAGLSISNVVTKVVWGGGLLAVGVLRLPLPWLAVPVVASEAIKFVVSWQLARQHIGLVFRVDLGAMWKVLKAGLPYFLTAAALATNGRLDIMILGMLGSHEEVGWYSAAWSISNITFALNPVMGWVLLPLMSRAAARSEEEVSVIARRALEGTLAVTVPMMMLIVMGAPLWIGLLGRDYSLAVNLLRLQSPLFVLAFVTMTCGSWLTMTNREWWVTGTSIFGSLLLNPLLNLLLVPRMYAAYGDGGGAAGTALSMLLMEVAITIIMLSRMGSAAVDRRLLVMIAKTAVVCVGVVAMDRTVLAPLEDWPRIAVEAMLYVMGVLTLGAVRPGEVLAVVKLARRRGNPEPEPAPIAVAPTP; encoded by the coding sequence ATGGGGGCCGTCCGCAACGGCCTGCAGCTCGGAGGCTCGCTGCTCGTGACGTATGCGATTGCCTTCGGCATCCGTCCCCTGCTCACGCACTACCTGTCACCGGAGGACTTCGGCCGCTTCAACTGGGCGGACAGCTTCTCCGCCATCTTCTTCATCGCCACCAACCTCGGCCTGGAGATGTACATCCGCAAGGAGGTGTCGCGCCGGCCCGAGCACGCCAGCGACTTCTTCGGCACCTCCCTGCTCGTCCGGCTGGGCCTCACCGTCGTGTTGATGGGCGCGCTGACGCTCGTCATGTCCTACCGGGGTGACTCCCCGGAGATGCGCGCGCTGGTGCTCGTGTTCGGCCTGGCGCAGCTGCTCATCATGCTCAACGCCTCCATGGCGGCCTTGCTGCACGCCAAGGGCAAGGTGGCGGGGCTGTCCATCTCCAACGTCGTCACCAAGGTGGTGTGGGGCGGAGGCCTGCTCGCCGTCGGGGTGCTGCGGCTTCCCCTGCCGTGGCTGGCGGTGCCCGTCGTCGCGTCGGAGGCCATCAAGTTCGTGGTGAGCTGGCAGCTGGCGCGTCAGCACATCGGACTGGTGTTCCGCGTGGACCTGGGCGCCATGTGGAAGGTGCTCAAGGCGGGCCTGCCCTACTTCCTCACCGCCGCGGCGCTCGCCACCAACGGGCGCCTGGACATCATGATTCTGGGGATGCTGGGCAGCCACGAAGAGGTGGGCTGGTACAGCGCCGCGTGGAGCATCTCCAACATCACCTTCGCGCTGAACCCCGTGATGGGCTGGGTGCTGCTGCCGCTGATGTCCCGCGCGGCCGCTCGCTCCGAGGAGGAGGTCAGCGTCATCGCCCGCCGGGCGCTGGAGGGCACGCTCGCCGTCACCGTCCCCATGATGATGCTCATCGTGATGGGCGCGCCGCTGTGGATTGGCCTGCTCGGCCGCGACTACTCGCTCGCCGTCAACCTGCTCAGGCTCCAGTCCCCGCTCTTCGTCCTGGCGTTCGTGACGATGACGTGTGGCTCGTGGCTCACCATGACGAACCGCGAGTGGTGGGTGACGGGCACCAGCATCTTCGGCAGCCTGCTGCTCAACCCGCTGCTCAACCTGCTCCTCGTGCCGCGCATGTATGCCGCGTACGGCGATGGCGGCGGCGCCGCGGGCACCGCGCTGTCCATGCTCCTGATGGAGGTGGCCATCACCATCATCATGCTCAGCCGCATGGGCAGCGCCGCGGTGGACCGGCGGCTCCTGGTCATGATTGCCAAGACGGCCGTCGTCTGCGTGGGTGTCGTCGCCATGGACCGCACGGTGCTCGCCCCGCTGGAGGATTGGCCCAGGATCGCCGTGGAGGCGATGTTGTATGTCATGGGGGTGCTCACGCTGGGCGCGGTGCGGCCCGGTGAAGTCCTCGCGGTGGTGAAGCTCGCGCGCCGCCGTGGCAACCCCGAACCGGAGCCGGCGCCCATCGCCGTGGCTCCCACGCCCTGA
- the epsY gene encoding exopolysaccharide export protein EpsY has protein sequence MPSSLRVRHLEPRLAARGLACAALLLVASACGGLGKYTWVDEYQEKPPPLDSSYRIASGDLLNIRVWNQESLTTQARVRDDGRISLLFLDDVEAAGHSPAMLSQQIQTRLKDYINHPVVTVALEMARPIKVTMMGEVNRIGPLEIDVGASLLQALAGAGGFTEYAHDDRIFIMRQEDGQAPLRIRFRYKDLIHAEGRASTFRLRPGDVVVVE, from the coding sequence ATGCCGTCCTCGCTCCGCGTCCGACACCTCGAGCCGCGCCTCGCCGCGCGAGGGCTCGCGTGCGCCGCGCTCCTGCTCGTCGCCTCCGCGTGTGGCGGGTTGGGCAAGTACACCTGGGTGGATGAGTACCAGGAGAAGCCCCCCCCGCTGGACTCCAGCTACCGCATCGCCTCCGGCGACCTGCTGAACATCCGCGTGTGGAACCAGGAGTCGCTCACCACGCAGGCGCGCGTGCGAGACGACGGGCGCATCAGCCTGCTCTTCCTGGACGACGTGGAGGCCGCGGGCCACAGCCCGGCCATGCTGTCGCAGCAAATCCAGACGCGGCTGAAGGACTACATCAACCACCCCGTCGTCACCGTCGCGCTGGAGATGGCGCGCCCCATCAAGGTGACGATGATGGGCGAGGTCAACCGCATCGGCCCGCTGGAAATCGACGTGGGCGCAAGCCTGCTGCAAGCGCTGGCGGGCGCGGGGGGCTTCACCGAATACGCGCACGACGACCGCATCTTCATCATGCGGCAGGAGGACGGACAGGCGCCGCTGCGCATCCGCTTCCGCTACAAGGACCTCATCCACGCCGAGGGGCGCGCGTCCACGTTCCGCCTGCGCCCCGGCGACGTGGTGGTGGTGGAGTAG
- the epsX gene encoding exopolysaccharide export protein EpsX, which yields MLGSALTALWLELSASAITYSASVRVDSRVRSNEDPAQDAPSIAGDTDFTPILGLERTQGNTTLELNYAPRISLREVTAEPRTEVQHVGRFAARWRPERGLSFRLSEELVLGSVNLLTMDSLPVLQPDPDDPDGPLRPPPGGGPLQPLPEGDTVYFLSSATSLTGETSRLGRRWQLSGTAGFSVSGGLDGPAREAVPMQYGPRMDVSLSHALSELSALTTSASTTHARFSTGARNTVVTLTESWTGRMSRRTSLEAGAGASIVHSIEATGGVAPDPEPGTPAGTPRTELLPNLTLAVGHRIPSRTADFDGRLGLRVSPFTDRLTARVYPRADVTATGTWVLSPRVRMSATAGTAFAVGGATGDRLVSGGLTASWILNSWMSVDADTRGTWSRSPELPAARFQWAAALGLSLRQTGIL from the coding sequence GTGCTGGGGTCCGCGCTCACCGCGTTGTGGCTGGAGCTCTCCGCCTCCGCCATCACCTACTCCGCCTCCGTGCGGGTGGACTCGCGCGTGCGCTCCAACGAGGACCCCGCCCAGGACGCGCCCTCCATCGCCGGCGACACGGACTTCACGCCCATCCTCGGCCTGGAGCGCACCCAGGGGAACACCACCCTGGAGCTCAACTACGCGCCGCGCATCAGCCTGCGCGAAGTCACCGCGGAGCCCCGCACGGAAGTGCAGCACGTGGGCCGCTTCGCCGCGCGCTGGCGCCCCGAGCGCGGCCTGTCCTTCCGCCTGAGCGAGGAGCTGGTGCTGGGCAGCGTCAACCTGCTCACCATGGACTCGCTGCCGGTGCTCCAGCCGGACCCGGATGACCCGGACGGCCCGCTGCGCCCGCCCCCCGGCGGCGGCCCGCTCCAGCCCCTCCCCGAGGGGGACACCGTCTACTTCCTCTCCTCGGCCACCTCCCTCACCGGCGAGACGAGCCGACTGGGGCGGCGCTGGCAGCTCTCCGGCACCGCGGGCTTCTCCGTCAGCGGCGGCCTGGATGGCCCCGCGCGCGAGGCCGTGCCCATGCAGTACGGCCCCCGCATGGACGTGTCGCTGAGCCACGCGCTGTCGGAGCTCAGCGCCCTCACCACCTCCGCCTCCACCACCCACGCGCGCTTCTCCACTGGCGCGAGGAACACCGTGGTGACGCTCACCGAGAGCTGGACGGGCCGCATGTCCCGGCGCACCTCGTTGGAGGCCGGCGCGGGCGCGAGCATCGTCCACTCCATCGAAGCAACAGGCGGAGTCGCGCCAGACCCGGAGCCGGGGACACCCGCGGGCACGCCCCGCACGGAGCTGTTGCCCAACCTCACGCTCGCGGTGGGTCACCGCATCCCCTCGCGCACGGCGGACTTCGACGGCCGCCTGGGCCTGCGCGTGTCGCCCTTCACCGACCGGCTGACGGCGCGCGTCTACCCTCGGGCGGACGTCACGGCGACGGGGACGTGGGTGCTGAGCCCTCGGGTGCGCATGTCCGCCACGGCGGGCACGGCCTTCGCGGTGGGCGGGGCCACGGGTGACAGGCTGGTATCGGGCGGGTTGACGGCATCCTGGATTCTCAACAGTTGGATGTCGGTGGATGCCGACACGCGAGGCACCTGGAGCCGCTCGCCCGAGCTGCCAGCGGCCCGCTTCCAGTGGGCGGCGGCGTTGGGCCTGTCCTTGCGGCAAACTGGTATCCTCTGA